One stretch of Terriglobia bacterium DNA includes these proteins:
- a CDS encoding MarR family transcriptional regulator encodes MQTTEHLDYHALSEFRYQIRRFLHFSEMAARAAGIEPKQHQLLLAMKGLPADLRPTVRNLAERMQLKHHSAVELIDRLERSGLVARHRAERDRREVLVQLLPKGERLLRALSLHHQNELRNSGPKLAQTLRRLISRPAMKAPVQSTNARTASATRK; translated from the coding sequence ATGCAGACGACTGAACACCTCGATTACCACGCCCTGTCCGAGTTCCGGTACCAGATCCGGCGTTTTCTTCACTTCAGCGAAATGGCTGCCCGGGCCGCCGGGATCGAGCCCAAGCAGCACCAGCTTTTGCTGGCAATGAAGGGGCTCCCTGCAGACCTGCGTCCTACCGTGCGGAACCTTGCTGAGCGCATGCAGCTCAAGCATCACAGCGCAGTGGAACTCATCGATCGGCTCGAGCGCTCCGGGCTCGTCGCCCGGCATCGCGCCGAAAGAGACCGCCGCGAAGTCCTGGTTCAGCTTCTCCCGAAGGGTGAACGCCTCCTGCGAGCACTGTCACTGCATCACCAGAACGAGTTGAGGAACAGCGGCCCCAAACTGGCCCAAACGCTTCGGCGTCTGATCTCTCGTCCGGCGATGAAGGCACCCGTGCAATCAACGAATGCTCGAACCGCGTCAGCGACCAGAAAGTAA
- a CDS encoding glutaredoxin family protein codes for MTGERCFLFTLTKHFLEKHKIAYKEIDIESVPGAAEEVVRLTGKCAIPQFVINGNWVQPYRGEGFSTKK; via the coding sequence ATGACGGGCGAACGTTGTTTCTTGTTCACGCTTACGAAGCACTTTCTCGAGAAGCACAAGATCGCGTACAAAGAGATCGACATTGAATCGGTGCCCGGCGCTGCCGAAGAGGTCGTGCGCCTTACCGGCAAATGCGCCATTCCCCAGTTCGTCATAAATGGCAACTGGGTCCAGCCCTACCGCGGCGAAGGTTTCTCTACGAAGAAATGA